The genomic stretch caaacaaaaacaagtgtcATTCTGCactcatattttttttcctcactcaTAAGCACAAAAAGGTGCCTTTAGCAATACATAACCcacccaaataaataaatacaactgcTGTTTCCAGCGCACACATACTAATTATGCCACATTCTCATATATGGCTGCAATGCTATCAAAAAACACTTGCACACCCAGTCCCGGTCATCATCAaaaattggggggaaaaaaaagaaagaaaatagccagtgtatttttttttctttttgcaatgATTTAGCACAGTGGTTCCCGAGTCATTTTTGAAGGTAGAAAGGTTGCACTTTTTTCTTAAGCTCCTTTTTCACATTTCCAGGGGAGCAAGACAATCCAGACTATTACTTGTGGTTTTAACTTCTTAAGAaaatgcaacaacaacaaaaaaaaatatctcaAAATCTCTCTCAGTACTTGGGTGGGATGACCACCACTGGCTCCCCAGTCCTGGGCCTCCACATTAGGACTTGAGCGTCGTTGGCATTGGGCTTGACCATGGCGTTTGGTGGGATGGGCTCATTTTTGACCAGCACTTGTGGCTGTTCCTGAGCGACTGGCTCGCACAGCCTGGCTCTTTTCCCCAGCGGCTTCTCCGGGTCCACCTCAATGTGCAGCTGCATTCTCCAGCGCACCGTCTGCAGCACCAGAGTCTCTCCAGACGCCTGGTTGATGGCCACCAGCCACGTGGTGAAGCTCTGGTCCCTCCAGATGCTGCTGAGCATCGGAGCATTGCTGTCGCTAACTGGGACGCCCCAAGTCACGCTCGGGTAGAAGTTGTCGTTCATGCTGACGGTGAATTTGGTGTCCTTCTTTGTTGGACCCACAATGGTGCACGTTTCTGTGGTGTTGCCGTACCAGGGGTAATTAACTCCATCTGAGTCACTGATGGCCTGAATCTTCCCATCTCGCAGGTCAGGAAGCTCCCAGCTGGACCTACAGGACA from Pygocentrus nattereri isolate fPygNat1 chromosome 23, fPygNat1.pri, whole genome shotgun sequence encodes the following:
- the fam78ab gene encoding protein FAM78A — its product is MGCVQSLGRCKPKGFREGVCVLDLSACIDPDPTSVDESSSVVLRYRTPHFRASARVCVPPVAAKETWTVGWIQACNHMEFYNKYGAKGMSSWELPDLRDGKIQAISDSDGVNYPWYGNTTETCTIVGPTKKDTKFTVSMNDNFYPSVTWGVPVSDSNAPMLSSIWRDQSFTTWLVAINQASGETLVLQTVRWRMQLHIEVDPEKPLGKRARLCEPVAQEQPQVLVKNEPIPPNAMVKPNANDAQVLMWRPRTGEPVVVIPPKY